A DNA window from Leptolyngbya sp. KIOST-1 contains the following coding sequences:
- a CDS encoding serine/threonine-protein kinase gives MLSSSKTKTAALSTTYRVKGWVQRQIKRDWVKLSLAGLWLSFVAAHVATDSVPTQLLERRLQTLFFEIRGSAVAPNDIVILAMDDESFGQAEYYRTDPDQYSHLAPIAGSPWQRQAHAIAIERLLAAGARAVALDILMFSESSYGPADDQALTDVLSRYGDRVVLATRVDDAQLRQGALIRPTPPLPKLLDTPVHTGNINFFIEPNGRIHRHGRAYLNGLEASLAEIDTLSSLESDVDNTRSFAEATLDAAGVDYPAPRGDVINFYGPSRSFSHVPFWYVLDPDPWAEYLNNGRYFRDKIVLVGATARFLQDFHQAPFSETLLHPEAMAGVEILANDMANLRDHRALRLGIPNPWLRGLLVVVGGTGFVLLLRRFNRPIARLGWTAAANGGWFWLSYGAFAGAGVLLPTGAPIAGLMVLGSTYIVADIVTEQLRKQRLRQTLEQYVTSPIVQEIISQQEDLQDLLKLREAEVIGLLLGNRYQIVRLLGSGGFGETYVAEDTQRPGSPICVVKQLRIISDDPRAHRLGRRFFQGEAETLEKLGHHSQIPRLLAYFEAQNSFYLVEEMIEGRLLKDELACRRPMPQAYVLDLLLGLLPVIAFVHDQGVIHRDIKPSNIIRRQSDGQLVLIDFGAVKLISNKLADTGVNLTSTSTIGVGTQGYMPSEQSAGLPKFGSDLYALGVTAVEALTGIPAYALRRDINGELIWRHEAPNLDPDFGDIVTRLVLYDFTDRYQRAEEVLADLSRVEGVVRSHVLPEGIPDPASPNDGRALSYGVWIDSVATDNMEDPEAGDDPTRMLPGDWFDTAEEASASEPDSGSAEVNS, from the coding sequence ATGCTCTCGTCGTCTAAAACTAAGACCGCGGCTCTCTCTACCACCTACCGCGTCAAGGGTTGGGTGCAGCGCCAAATCAAGCGCGACTGGGTCAAGCTTTCCCTGGCCGGTCTGTGGCTGAGCTTTGTGGCTGCCCATGTGGCCACCGACTCGGTGCCGACGCAGCTGCTGGAGCGACGCCTGCAAACCCTTTTTTTTGAAATTCGCGGGTCGGCGGTGGCCCCTAACGACATTGTCATTCTGGCTATGGACGATGAGTCGTTCGGCCAGGCCGAGTATTACCGCACCGACCCCGATCAGTACAGCCACCTGGCCCCGATCGCGGGCAGTCCGTGGCAGCGCCAGGCCCACGCGATCGCGATCGAGCGACTGCTGGCGGCGGGGGCCAGAGCGGTAGCCCTGGATATTTTGATGTTTTCCGAAAGCAGCTATGGCCCTGCCGACGACCAGGCCCTGACCGATGTGCTGAGCCGCTACGGCGATCGGGTGGTGCTGGCCACCCGCGTCGACGATGCCCAGCTGCGCCAGGGGGCGCTGATTCGCCCCACCCCGCCCCTGCCCAAACTGCTCGATACGCCTGTTCACACCGGCAATATCAACTTTTTTATTGAGCCCAATGGGCGGATCCACCGCCACGGCCGGGCCTATCTCAACGGCTTAGAAGCCAGCCTGGCCGAAATTGATACGCTCAGCAGCCTGGAGAGCGATGTGGACAACACCCGCTCCTTTGCCGAGGCCACCCTCGATGCTGCTGGGGTAGACTACCCTGCCCCCCGAGGCGACGTTATCAACTTCTACGGACCGTCGCGCAGCTTTAGCCACGTGCCGTTTTGGTACGTGCTCGACCCCGACCCCTGGGCTGAATACCTCAACAACGGGCGCTACTTCAGGGACAAGATTGTGCTGGTAGGGGCCACCGCCAGATTTCTGCAGGACTTTCACCAGGCCCCTTTTTCAGAAACCCTGCTACACCCCGAGGCCATGGCCGGGGTCGAAATTTTAGCCAATGACATGGCCAACCTGCGCGATCACCGAGCGCTCCGCCTGGGCATTCCCAACCCCTGGCTGCGGGGGCTGCTGGTGGTGGTCGGCGGGACTGGGTTTGTGCTGCTGCTGCGGCGGTTTAACCGTCCGATCGCCCGCCTGGGCTGGACGGCAGCGGCCAACGGCGGCTGGTTTTGGCTCAGCTACGGTGCCTTTGCCGGGGCCGGGGTGCTCCTGCCCACCGGCGCCCCGATCGCCGGGTTGATGGTGCTGGGCAGCACCTACATTGTGGCCGATATCGTCACCGAACAGCTGCGCAAGCAGCGACTGCGTCAAACCCTAGAGCAGTACGTCACCTCCCCTATCGTGCAGGAAATCATCAGTCAGCAGGAGGACCTGCAGGACCTGCTGAAGCTGCGGGAGGCGGAGGTGATTGGCCTGCTGTTGGGCAACCGCTACCAGATTGTGCGGCTGCTGGGGTCAGGGGGCTTTGGGGAAACCTACGTGGCCGAAGATACCCAGCGCCCCGGGTCGCCCATCTGCGTTGTGAAGCAGCTGCGCATCATCAGCGATGACCCCAGGGCTCACCGTCTGGGCCGGCGCTTCTTCCAGGGAGAAGCCGAAACCCTGGAAAAACTGGGTCACCACTCCCAAATTCCCAGGCTGCTGGCCTATTTTGAGGCCCAAAACTCATTCTATCTGGTTGAAGAAATGATTGAGGGCCGTCTGCTCAAGGATGAGTTGGCCTGCCGCCGCCCCATGCCCCAGGCCTACGTGCTCGATCTGCTGCTGGGGCTGCTGCCGGTAATTGCCTTCGTGCACGACCAGGGCGTGATTCACCGCGACATCAAGCCCTCCAACATCATTCGGCGGCAGTCTGACGGACAACTGGTGCTAATCGACTTTGGCGCTGTCAAGCTGATCTCCAATAAGCTGGCCGATACGGGGGTCAACCTCACCTCCACTTCCACCATTGGGGTGGGCACCCAGGGCTATATGCCCAGTGAGCAGTCGGCGGGGCTGCCCAAGTTTGGCAGCGACCTCTACGCCCTGGGCGTCACCGCCGTGGAGGCGCTGACCGGCATTCCGGCCTATGCCCTGCGCCGCGACATCAATGGCGAGCTGATCTGGCGGCACGAGGCCCCTAACCTGGACCCCGACTTTGGCGATATTGTGACCCGGCTGGTGCTCTACGACTTCACCGATCGCTACCAGCGGGCCGAGGAGGTCCTGGCCGACCTGAGCCGGGTTGAGGGCGTGGTGCGATCGCACGTTCTCCCCGAGGGCATCCCTGACCCCGCCAGCCCCAATGACGGGAGAGCACTTTCCTACGGAGTGTGGATCGATAGCGTGGCCACCGACAACATGGAAGACCCGGAAGCGGGCGACGACCCCACCCGAATGCTGCCCGGTGACTGGTTTGACACTGCCGAAGAAGCCTCCGCCAGCGAACCAGACTCCGGCAGCGCCGAGGTCAACTCCTGA
- a CDS encoding M16 family metallopeptidase codes for MNAISWFMGTRRSLRRRMMPLLALVGVFAVLLLAWQPAASALTPRHYDELEFPPLRDIEIPAYERYELPNGLVVYLLEDHELPLVSGSATFRTGGRFEPSEQVGLASLTGEAMRVGGTTSLTADALNQALEQRAASIETSIDTSEGSASFNALTEDVADVFALFADVVQRPAFANDRIDLLKRQYSGSIARRNDNPDSITSREFRKLVYGANSPYARTVEYATLAAIERQDVERFYQASIRPEQTILGIVGDFDSAQMKQWVADYFGRWQGTGPALDTALPTVEQARAGVFKVEQPQLTQSYIQLGHLGGQLDYPNHAALAVMNEVLNGFSGRLFNEVRSRQGLAYSVYAFWAPRYDHPGLFVGGGQTRSEATVPFIQSTLAEIDRIRTATVSDGELAQAKDAVLNSFVFNFQNPSQILARLIRYEYYDYPQDFVFQFQDQVREATVAQVQAAAQANLRPDQMVILVVGNSAAIQPSLDALAPNTAVTPIDITIPSPGA; via the coding sequence ATGAACGCGATTAGCTGGTTTATGGGTACCCGCCGCAGCCTACGGCGTCGAATGATGCCGCTGTTGGCCCTGGTTGGGGTGTTCGCTGTACTGCTGCTGGCCTGGCAACCCGCGGCCAGTGCTCTCACACCGCGCCACTACGACGAGCTGGAGTTTCCGCCCCTGCGCGATATTGAAATTCCAGCCTACGAGCGTTACGAATTGCCCAATGGCTTGGTGGTCTACCTGCTCGAAGACCACGAGTTACCCCTGGTGAGCGGTAGCGCCACCTTTCGCACGGGCGGACGGTTTGAGCCCAGCGAACAGGTTGGACTAGCGAGCCTGACGGGCGAGGCCATGCGGGTGGGGGGTACCACTAGCCTGACCGCCGACGCCCTCAACCAGGCCCTGGAGCAGCGGGCCGCGTCGATCGAGACCAGCATCGACACCAGCGAAGGCAGCGCCAGCTTTAATGCCCTGACTGAAGATGTCGCCGACGTCTTTGCCCTGTTCGCCGATGTGGTTCAGCGGCCTGCCTTTGCCAATGACAGAATTGATTTGCTCAAGCGCCAGTACAGCGGCAGCATTGCCCGCCGCAATGACAACCCCGACAGCATCACCAGTCGAGAGTTTCGCAAGCTAGTCTACGGGGCCAACAGCCCCTACGCCCGCACGGTGGAGTACGCTACTCTGGCCGCCATTGAGCGGCAGGACGTCGAGCGGTTTTACCAGGCCTCGATTCGCCCGGAGCAGACCATTTTGGGCATTGTGGGCGACTTTGACAGCGCCCAGATGAAGCAGTGGGTCGCCGACTACTTTGGCCGCTGGCAGGGGACTGGTCCGGCGCTGGATACAGCCCTGCCAACGGTGGAGCAGGCCAGAGCGGGGGTGTTCAAGGTGGAGCAACCTCAGCTCACCCAGAGCTACATTCAGCTGGGCCACCTGGGGGGGCAGCTTGACTACCCCAACCATGCCGCCCTGGCGGTGATGAACGAGGTGCTCAACGGCTTTAGCGGGCGCCTGTTTAACGAGGTGCGATCGCGCCAGGGGTTGGCCTACTCGGTCTACGCCTTTTGGGCTCCCCGCTACGACCACCCGGGGCTATTTGTGGGCGGTGGACAGACCCGCTCTGAGGCTACAGTGCCCTTTATCCAGTCCACGCTGGCGGAAATTGACCGCATCCGCACCGCGACCGTCAGTGATGGGGAGCTCGCCCAGGCCAAAGATGCCGTGCTGAACAGCTTTGTGTTTAATTTTCAAAATCCCAGCCAGATTCTGGCTCGGCTGATTCGCTACGAGTACTACGACTACCCCCAGGACTTTGTGTTTCAGTTCCAGGACCAGGTGCGCGAGGCTACCGTAGCCCAGGTTCAGGCCGCTGCCCAGGCCAATCTGCGCCCGGATCAGATGGTTATTTTGGTGGTTGGCAATTCGGCGGCCATTCAGCCCAGCCTGGACGCCCTGGCCCCCAATACCGCCGTGACGCCCATCGACATCACCATTCCCTCGCCCGGAGCTTGA
- the bioB gene encoding biotin synthase BioB, whose translation MTATSIATSRVNWQALADQALAGDVLSREQAQAVLAAPDTELLDQLAAAYRVRRYYWGNRVRLHFLLNAQSGLCPEDCHYCSQSKISSAEIEKYPFMAQEKILAAAERANSLKAGTFCMVISGRSPSDRVFAQVLDAVRQVKAQYPMKICACLGLLDEAQTRQLAAAGVDRVNHNLNTGENNYGEICTTHTFGDRVATLEAVQSAGMTTCSGGIFGLGETSDDVIDMALALRRLEVTSVPLNFLIPIPGTPLEGRQDLNPRQCLRILCLYRLLLPAQEIRIAGGREVQLRQLQPLGLYAANSIFVGDYLTTPGQAVQADYAMIRDAGFVLEGPNGEEMDDMP comes from the coding sequence ATGACGGCGACCTCTATTGCGACCTCCCGCGTTAATTGGCAAGCGCTGGCGGATCAGGCCCTGGCGGGGGACGTGCTCAGCCGGGAGCAGGCCCAGGCGGTGCTGGCGGCCCCCGACACCGAACTGCTCGATCAGCTGGCGGCGGCCTACCGGGTGCGACGCTACTACTGGGGCAATCGGGTGCGGCTGCACTTTTTGCTAAATGCCCAGAGCGGTCTCTGCCCCGAGGACTGCCACTACTGCTCGCAGTCGAAGATCTCCAGCGCCGAGATCGAGAAATATCCGTTTATGGCCCAGGAGAAAATTCTGGCGGCGGCGGAACGGGCCAACAGCCTCAAGGCGGGCACCTTTTGTATGGTGATCTCGGGGCGATCGCCCTCCGATCGCGTGTTTGCTCAGGTGCTCGACGCGGTGCGCCAGGTCAAAGCCCAGTACCCCATGAAAATCTGCGCCTGCCTGGGGCTGCTCGACGAGGCGCAGACCCGGCAGCTGGCGGCGGCGGGGGTAGACCGGGTCAACCACAACCTCAACACGGGGGAGAACAACTACGGCGAGATCTGCACCACCCATACCTTTGGCGATCGCGTTGCCACCCTGGAGGCAGTGCAGTCGGCAGGGATGACCACCTGCTCGGGCGGTATCTTTGGCCTGGGCGAAACCAGCGACGACGTCATCGATATGGCCCTGGCCCTGCGGCGTCTGGAGGTGACCAGCGTGCCGCTGAACTTTCTGATTCCGATTCCGGGAACGCCCCTCGAAGGGCGACAGGACCTCAACCCGCGCCAGTGCCTGCGGATCTTGTGCCTGTATCGGCTGCTGCTGCCCGCCCAGGAAATTCGCATTGCCGGGGGCCGCGAGGTGCAGCTGCGGCAGCTTCAGCCCCTGGGGCTATATGCCGCCAACTCAATTTTTGTCGGTGACTACCTCACCACCCCCGGGCAGGCGGTCCAGGCGGACTACGCCATGATCCGCGACGCCGGGTTTGTGCTCGAAGGCCCCAACGGTGAAGAGATGGATGACATGCCCTAG
- a CDS encoding DUF4330 domain-containing protein — translation MTLLDAKGRLFGKVSILDVAAALIILMVLFGIFLYPGTSGSVAQVGATTRPVEVDVMVRGLTSSDPARLFETIQNSDTTNIIIRNQPYGRVKIKEARLLPRSTAVPQPDGTVIALPDPRPELNYTIDMLITLEDNAQITSTGPVFGNSKVKVGTQIELDGDLYNFNTSTVDVRVLDN, via the coding sequence ATGACCCTCCTTGACGCTAAAGGTCGCCTGTTCGGCAAAGTCAGTATTTTAGATGTGGCGGCGGCCCTAATTATTTTGATGGTGCTGTTCGGCATTTTTCTGTACCCTGGCACGTCGGGCTCGGTGGCTCAGGTAGGGGCGACCACCAGGCCGGTGGAAGTCGATGTGATGGTGCGGGGTCTGACCTCTTCAGATCCGGCCCGGCTGTTTGAAACCATCCAAAATTCCGACACCACCAACATCATCATTCGCAACCAGCCCTACGGGCGAGTCAAGATCAAAGAGGCGCGTCTGTTGCCCCGCAGTACGGCGGTGCCCCAGCCCGACGGCACGGTGATTGCCCTGCCCGACCCGCGTCCAGAGCTGAACTACACCATCGATATGCTGATCACCCTGGAAGACAACGCCCAAATCACCAGCACAGGCCCGGTGTTTGGCAACAGCAAGGTCAAGGTGGGCACCCAAATTGAGCTAGACGGCGACCTCTACAACTTCAATACCAGCACCGTTGACGTGCGGGTGCTGGACAACTGA
- a CDS encoding TetR/AcrR family transcriptional regulator, translated as MVQSPSVLNDKAVQILQGAMQEFLQNGYAGTSMDKVAATAGVSKPTVYNYFKDKEGLFRSLIQYVAESRCQQVMGDGNLEGRPEVVIRRLITNAIESELHDLDYQNFVRLVAGESGRFPQLAQAFVEYLTKPAADQLTAYLKSCPELNLPDPEATARVILGATVFFIMTQSVMHGEHIMPMEPQRLVDSLVDLVMRSQAA; from the coding sequence GTGGTCCAAAGTCCGTCAGTGCTCAACGACAAAGCCGTACAAATTTTGCAGGGAGCGATGCAAGAGTTCCTGCAAAATGGCTACGCGGGCACCAGTATGGACAAGGTGGCCGCCACCGCTGGAGTCTCCAAACCCACGGTCTACAACTATTTCAAAGATAAAGAGGGGCTGTTTCGATCGCTGATTCAGTACGTGGCCGAGTCACGCTGTCAGCAGGTGATGGGGGACGGCAACCTGGAAGGCCGCCCCGAAGTGGTAATTCGCCGGTTAATTACCAACGCCATTGAGAGCGAACTACACGACCTGGACTACCAGAACTTTGTGCGGCTGGTGGCGGGCGAGTCGGGCCGATTTCCGCAGCTGGCCCAGGCTTTTGTTGAATATCTGACCAAACCCGCCGCCGACCAGCTCACCGCCTACCTCAAAAGCTGCCCCGAACTCAACCTGCCCGACCCTGAGGCCACGGCGCGGGTGATCCTGGGGGCTACGGTCTTCTTTATCATGACCCAGTCGGTCATGCACGGTGAGCACATCATGCCGATGGAGCCGCAGCGCCTGGTGGATAGCCTGGTGGATCTGGTCATGCGATCGCAGGCGGCCTAG
- a CDS encoding pantothenate kinase produces the protein MSGQTLWLALIIGNSRWHWGTFEGDGSEPAPQGTRWLGSWHTTPLSEDQVQILQRHHFAPEAWRQIDRQVTLPPAFIAGETTWPAPIDLWLAAVVEAPVAWLANYPTLHPVTLGAVPLRDTYPTLGIDRALALVGAGDRWGWPVLVVDCGTALTFTAGVDQRLIGGAILPGLRSQFRALHAHTDQLPALDLDLSLSPWPQRWATDTAGAIASGILHTQLAGIRDFIAAWRADWPTGAVVLTGGDGTAIHGALTAQTPNPAQGIHLDPDLGFWGLEVCYRQGVGAVIN, from the coding sequence TTGAGTGGTCAGACACTGTGGCTGGCTTTAATCATTGGCAATAGCCGCTGGCACTGGGGCACTTTTGAGGGCGATGGTTCAGAACCTGCCCCTCAGGGCACTCGCTGGCTAGGAAGCTGGCACACGACACCCCTGTCCGAGGATCAGGTCCAGATCCTCCAGCGGCATCACTTTGCCCCTGAGGCCTGGCGGCAGATCGACCGGCAGGTCACCCTGCCGCCAGCCTTCATCGCCGGGGAAACCACCTGGCCTGCGCCTATCGATCTGTGGCTGGCGGCAGTGGTTGAGGCCCCGGTGGCCTGGTTGGCCAACTACCCGACGCTGCACCCGGTCACCCTGGGGGCGGTGCCGCTGCGCGATACCTACCCCACCCTGGGGATCGATCGCGCCCTGGCTCTAGTGGGGGCTGGCGATCGCTGGGGCTGGCCGGTGCTGGTGGTGGACTGCGGCACGGCCCTCACCTTTACCGCTGGCGTGGATCAGCGCCTGATTGGCGGCGCCATTCTGCCGGGACTGCGATCGCAGTTTCGCGCCCTTCACGCCCACACCGATCAGCTGCCCGCCCTCGATTTAGACCTCAGCCTCAGCCCGTGGCCCCAGCGGTGGGCTACCGACACCGCCGGGGCGATCGCCAGCGGCATTTTGCACACTCAGCTGGCGGGCATCCGCGACTTCATCGCCGCCTGGAGGGCCGACTGGCCCACCGGAGCGGTGGTGCTGACCGGGGGCGACGGGACGGCGATCCACGGGGCCTTAACAGCGCAGACCCCCAACCCCGCCCAGGGGATCCACCTCGATCCAGATCTGGGGTTTTGGGGGTTGGAGGTCTGCTATCGTCAGGGGGTAGGGGCTGTCATCAATTAG
- a CDS encoding M16 family metallopeptidase, whose protein sequence is MNAKPPTVRGFWAGKVRLRPALIGLVAFVGLWLWWPIAPAAARQPMQTAQSIQPYLDRVAEAITEFSLDNGMRFIVLERHQAPVVSFMIHANVGAVDEDDGKTGVAHYLEHLAFKGTSRIGTRDFAAEQVLFTQLDAIFDDFLIAYAAGDADRATELQGQLAQLQQEAASFVVQNEYGQIVQQAGGVGLNATTSADETRYFYSLPANKLELWMSLESERFLDPVFREFFEEKEVILEERRMRVDNSPIGTMIERFLEESFVSHPYRRPVIGYQEDLLLATRNDIQTFYDTYYGPGNLTVAVVGDVDPAEVRRLAEVYFGRYQARAVPPEPVVDEPPQTAPREFALALPSQPWYLEGYHRPSLNDPDHVIYGMVDSLLVGGRTSRLYETVVDNAQVALDIGSLNGFPGDRYDNIFLLYGLTAPGHAPEEIGALFAQELERLQQELVSPEELDRVTTQARADLLRRLASNSGMASLLAEYQAKTGDWRNIFDNLRAIETVSADDIQRVAQTLFRPENRTVGKLVQASAE, encoded by the coding sequence ATGAACGCAAAACCACCCACGGTTCGAGGTTTTTGGGCCGGCAAAGTACGCCTGCGCCCAGCCTTAATAGGCCTGGTGGCTTTCGTGGGCCTGTGGCTGTGGTGGCCAATTGCCCCGGCGGCGGCACGCCAGCCCATGCAGACCGCTCAGTCAATTCAGCCCTACCTGGACCGGGTAGCGGAGGCCATCACCGAGTTCAGCCTCGACAACGGCATGAGGTTTATTGTGCTGGAGCGGCACCAGGCTCCAGTGGTGTCGTTTATGATTCATGCCAACGTGGGGGCGGTGGACGAAGACGATGGGAAAACTGGTGTGGCCCACTACCTGGAGCATTTGGCCTTCAAGGGCACCAGCCGCATTGGCACCAGGGATTTTGCGGCGGAGCAGGTGCTTTTTACCCAGCTCGATGCCATCTTCGATGACTTTTTAATCGCCTACGCCGCTGGCGATGCCGACAGGGCAACTGAGCTCCAGGGGCAGCTGGCGCAGCTACAGCAGGAGGCGGCCAGCTTTGTAGTGCAAAACGAGTACGGCCAGATTGTGCAGCAGGCTGGGGGAGTGGGCCTCAACGCCACTACCTCCGCCGACGAAACCCGCTATTTCTATAGCCTGCCTGCCAACAAACTGGAGCTGTGGATGTCGCTGGAGTCGGAGCGCTTTTTAGACCCGGTCTTTCGGGAATTTTTCGAGGAAAAAGAGGTGATTCTGGAAGAGCGTCGCATGCGGGTCGACAATTCCCCCATCGGCACCATGATTGAGCGCTTTCTGGAGGAATCTTTCGTCAGCCACCCGTACCGCCGTCCGGTGATTGGCTACCAGGAGGACCTGCTTCTGGCCACCCGCAACGACATTCAAACCTTTTACGACACCTACTACGGGCCTGGAAACCTGACTGTAGCTGTGGTTGGCGATGTTGACCCCGCCGAGGTGCGGCGGTTGGCTGAGGTCTACTTCGGTCGCTACCAGGCTCGGGCGGTGCCGCCTGAGCCCGTCGTTGACGAGCCGCCCCAGACCGCACCGAGGGAGTTTGCCCTGGCGCTGCCCTCTCAACCCTGGTATCTGGAGGGGTACCACCGGCCCAGCCTGAATGACCCCGACCACGTCATCTACGGCATGGTTGATAGCCTGCTGGTGGGGGGGCGCACCTCAAGACTCTACGAGACCGTAGTAGACAACGCCCAGGTAGCCCTCGACATCGGCAGTTTGAATGGGTTTCCGGGCGATCGCTACGACAATATTTTTCTGCTTTACGGCCTCACCGCCCCTGGCCATGCGCCTGAGGAGATTGGGGCACTGTTTGCCCAGGAGCTAGAGCGGCTACAGCAGGAGCTCGTCAGCCCAGAGGAGCTGGACCGGGTGACCACTCAGGCCAGGGCCGACCTGCTGCGGCGTCTGGCCTCCAATAGCGGTATGGCCTCGCTGCTGGCCGAGTACCAGGCTAAAACTGGCGACTGGCGCAATATCTTCGACAACCTCAGGGCGATTGAGACGGTGTCGGCGGATGATATTCAGCGGGTGGCGCAGACCCTGTTTCGCCCCGAAAACCGTACCGTGGGCAAGCTGGTACAGGCTTCGGCTGAGTAG
- a CDS encoding M48 family metallopeptidase, protein MLSPLTYFKKNSILRRGLYGLMATLMAITIGLATPTPSHASLFDLIFQGIRYVQLGNMSNRDEVNLGTQIDRQLKAQGVRVYNRNPAINSYINEIGQRLAATSDRPDLPYTFQVVDNNSVNAFATTGGFVYIQTGLIRAAENEAELAGVMAHEIGHITGRHALNQMRQQALASGVAGSLGVRQDALVGLGVQLALQLPNSREAEHDADRRGFNNLGRAGYDTTGFISFMRKLEGGRTAEFLSTHPNPGNRVNNLQNMHSAGTFAANTGVGTDAAAYRNRIRGL, encoded by the coding sequence ATGCTTTCTCCTCTCACATATTTCAAAAAAAATTCTATCTTGCGCCGTGGTCTCTACGGCCTGATGGCCACTCTGATGGCGATCACCATCGGTTTGGCTACCCCCACGCCTTCCCATGCCAGCCTGTTTGATCTTATTTTTCAAGGCATTCGCTACGTTCAACTGGGCAATATGTCCAACCGTGACGAAGTCAATCTGGGCACCCAGATCGACCGTCAGCTCAAGGCCCAAGGGGTGCGAGTGTACAACCGCAACCCAGCGATTAATAGCTACATCAACGAAATTGGTCAACGCCTGGCCGCCACCAGCGATCGCCCCGATCTGCCCTACACCTTCCAGGTGGTGGACAACAACAGCGTCAACGCCTTTGCCACCACCGGAGGCTTTGTCTACATTCAGACCGGCCTAATTCGCGCCGCTGAAAACGAAGCCGAGCTAGCTGGGGTCATGGCCCACGAAATTGGCCACATCACCGGACGGCACGCCCTCAACCAGATGCGCCAGCAGGCGCTGGCCAGTGGCGTAGCGGGCAGTCTGGGGGTGCGTCAAGACGCCCTGGTTGGTCTGGGGGTGCAGCTGGCCCTGCAGCTGCCCAACAGCCGCGAGGCTGAGCACGACGCCGATCGCCGTGGGTTCAACAACCTGGGCCGGGCGGGCTACGACACCACGGGCTTCATCAGCTTTATGCGGAAGCTGGAGGGGGGCAGAACCGCTGAGTTTCTTAGCACTCACCCCAACCCCGGCAACCGGGTGAACAACCTGCAGAACATGCACAGCGCCGGCACCTTCGCCGCCAACACCGGGGTCGGCACCGATGCCGCCGCCTACCGCAACCGGATTCGAGGTCTATAG